In Sphingobacterium sp. lm-10, one DNA window encodes the following:
- a CDS encoding ABC transporter permease: protein MIKNYIKSALRNLWKNKGFAAINVLGLAIGLTATLLIALWVQHQFRYDSFHRDQSEIYKLWTSFTEGGAHDVTSYPAADALVAQYPEVAAAARVYWPAETLLKAEDRESIKVIGNGVDPTFLEVFDFPLLQGQGSDALKQKSSIVITQSLAKSLFKDDEPIGKTIIVDNKNPHVVTAVLADLPAYTHFTFSFLIPLENDPSNWNTFTYNTYVRLKKHVDLSPLNAKIASLLSTEAPDLKNLYHFLYPLSKQHLHGKFENGVPVGGKIEEVRLVGIIGLLILVVAGINFVNLSTARGQKRAKEVGVRKVIGAKKGNLIGQFLTESMLICLAAGLFAVLLGILFLPVFNHLLNTQLTISGTGYAIWLALFTFVLATGLFAGIYPAFVLSSFKPIKSLQGLRAIPLSRFNMRSVLVVLQFSIAMILIISTLVVRMQIKHASERNAGYETSQLLEIALEGDAGERYELIKDELLSSGMITGVTRTGTTITQNGSSSSGNFSWPGATPEQSKNTTFRVIRSQADMIPTLGLKLIDGRDIQYPQLAADSNAILLNEAAIKMMGLENPIGQPFNWGDSNFVITGVVSDFITGSPYDDVAPLMIYASNDWMFNMIVRTDGRHSTTDRLVQLEHTLKKYNPAYPFNYRFVDERYAEKFKDQKQTASLSLTFSLLAIFLSCLGLFGMIAYVAETKVKEIGVRKVLGASVSSIATLLSKDFLKVVFLAILIASPIAWWAMNKWLQDFAYRIEMQWWMFALAGFISVSVALATVSYQAIRAALANPVNSLRDE from the coding sequence ATGATTAAGAACTACATAAAATCCGCTTTACGCAATCTTTGGAAAAACAAAGGGTTTGCAGCGATCAATGTTCTAGGGTTGGCGATAGGCCTTACTGCGACCTTGTTAATTGCTTTATGGGTGCAACATCAGTTTCGCTACGATAGCTTTCATCGCGACCAATCCGAGATTTACAAACTATGGACCAGTTTTACGGAAGGTGGTGCGCATGATGTAACCTCTTATCCCGCGGCAGATGCACTAGTAGCACAATACCCAGAGGTGGCTGCGGCCGCTCGTGTCTACTGGCCGGCTGAAACACTACTGAAAGCAGAAGACAGAGAAAGTATTAAAGTAATCGGTAACGGAGTGGATCCGACGTTCTTAGAGGTATTTGATTTTCCATTGCTTCAGGGACAAGGCAGCGATGCACTGAAGCAAAAATCTAGTATAGTGATCACACAAAGTTTAGCAAAGAGTCTCTTTAAAGATGACGAGCCTATTGGTAAGACGATTATAGTGGACAATAAAAATCCGCATGTGGTGACTGCTGTATTAGCTGATTTACCGGCTTACACCCATTTTACCTTTTCATTTCTTATTCCGCTGGAAAATGACCCTTCCAATTGGAATACCTTCACCTACAATACGTATGTCCGACTGAAGAAGCATGTCGATCTATCTCCCCTGAATGCAAAAATAGCGTCATTGCTATCCACCGAAGCGCCTGATTTAAAGAACTTGTATCACTTCCTCTATCCCCTGTCCAAACAACATTTACATGGGAAGTTTGAAAACGGTGTGCCCGTAGGAGGAAAAATTGAAGAGGTACGTCTGGTGGGTATCATTGGCCTTTTAATCTTGGTGGTCGCCGGAATAAACTTTGTGAATCTGAGCACCGCTCGCGGTCAAAAACGTGCTAAAGAGGTAGGCGTTCGAAAGGTAATCGGCGCTAAAAAAGGAAATTTAATTGGACAATTTCTGACAGAATCGATGCTTATATGCCTAGCTGCTGGATTATTTGCCGTATTGCTTGGTATCTTATTTTTGCCAGTTTTTAATCATCTATTAAATACGCAATTGACTATTTCGGGGACAGGCTATGCAATTTGGTTAGCTCTGTTTACATTTGTTCTGGCCACCGGGCTATTTGCCGGAATATATCCCGCATTCGTACTATCCTCCTTCAAGCCAATAAAAAGCCTGCAAGGGCTTCGCGCTATTCCACTATCGCGTTTCAATATGCGTAGCGTATTAGTCGTACTTCAATTTAGCATTGCGATGATCTTGATAATCTCCACTCTGGTGGTGCGCATGCAAATTAAGCATGCCAGCGAACGAAATGCAGGATATGAGACTTCGCAATTATTAGAAATCGCATTGGAAGGAGATGCTGGCGAGCGCTACGAATTGATCAAAGACGAGTTATTGAGCAGCGGAATGATAACGGGCGTTACCCGCACTGGAACAACAATAACGCAGAATGGATCGTCTTCTTCCGGGAATTTTTCCTGGCCTGGAGCCACGCCTGAACAATCCAAAAACACCACTTTCCGAGTGATTCGTTCGCAAGCCGATATGATTCCAACATTAGGACTGAAATTAATAGACGGCAGAGACATTCAATATCCACAACTTGCCGCAGATAGCAATGCGATTTTATTAAATGAAGCTGCTATAAAAATGATGGGGCTGGAAAACCCCATTGGCCAACCCTTCAATTGGGGCGACTCGAACTTTGTGATTACCGGTGTGGTTTCCGATTTCATTACAGGATCTCCCTATGATGATGTAGCGCCATTAATGATTTATGCTTCCAATGACTGGATGTTTAATATGATTGTACGGACAGACGGACGGCATAGTACGACAGACCGGCTGGTTCAATTAGAGCATACACTTAAAAAGTATAATCCGGCCTATCCCTTTAATTATCGTTTTGTCGATGAACGTTATGCCGAAAAGTTTAAAGATCAGAAACAAACCGCTTCCCTGTCTTTAACATTTTCCCTGTTAGCGATTTTCCTTTCCTGCTTGGGCTTATTCGGCATGATCGCTTACGTGGCCGAAACCAAGGTAAAAGAAATCGGCGTACGCAAAGTATTGGGGGCTTCCGTATCAAGTATCGCCACCTTGCTATCCAAAGATTTCTTAAAAGTGGTTTTCCTTGCTATCCTTATCGCATCTCCGATTGCTTGGTGGGCGATGAACAAATGGCTGCAAGACTTTGCCTACCGCATTGAGATGCAATGGTGGATGTTTGCCTTAGCGGGCTTTATCTCCGTTTCAGTGGCATTGGCAACAGTTAGTTATCAGGCGATAAGAGCAGCACTGGCCAACCCCGTAAATAGTTTGCGAGATGAATAA
- a CDS encoding ABC transporter permease, translated as MMRHNIKMTLRYLWRNRLFTSLNVIGLSIGISACWLVFSIVQHELSFDKNIPEYKNVYQIVMHGKEHGEETGLAGVPLGLAPLMEDQALNDALVVPIYSNYFERLSTLQSDRDETVILEEAEDVVSTRSSYFDLLPYQWLSGNTHNAFSNPHSMVLTESKAKEFFPKDDPSALSGRVILADTVQYVISGVVKDLPFPSSFPAKIFMPMADQEWIDQGWTNMNSNHTVFVKTSNKASLDFLLKVGQTRYQELAGEMHAKMGLKANFISFPLQEKHFEPQYDTHGLVVEKKVIYGLIAIGGFLLTLACINYINLSTAQVPQRAKEIGIRKTLGARPTVLTFNFLIETFCISLLSLLLSWPMVVAFRHLYPEFLPAAIETYSNLWTIALFLLGLILLITAFAGLYPSYLINKLRAIETLKGKLETRIQGTRLTLRKGLIVFQFIIAQFFIVGALIMAYQLNYTLTKDLGFSHDAVVTVRMPYKSYQNADVDPLLYKQALQKHPEVVQIAQGHEPQNQNHWGNMYDFAADTGRIQLASPRKYIDHDFLDLYEIELLAGRNLQQTDTMRDVLISEAGVKALGLKSPEQAIGQHLLQGENISFPIVGVFKDFHQKSLRAKIEPLLLVSSNQSGQLQTFHIKLPKDRTQWQKTFAVMEREWKQLYPNAPFGYQFADEKIKNLYEREHRTAKLIDLATGVTIFISCLGLFGLATLTAFQRTKEIGIRKVLGASVAGIVSLLSKDFVKIVLIAILIASPIAWWAMNKWLEDFAYRIEIQWWMFALAGLLAVLVALATVSYQAIRVAIANPVDSLRDE; from the coding sequence ATGATGAGACATAACATTAAAATGACGCTTCGGTATCTTTGGCGAAACCGACTCTTTACCTCCCTTAATGTAATTGGCCTATCCATTGGCATCAGCGCCTGTTGGTTGGTATTTAGCATTGTACAACATGAGCTTTCCTTCGATAAGAACATCCCCGAATATAAAAATGTATACCAAATTGTCATGCACGGCAAAGAACATGGGGAAGAAACGGGACTTGCTGGGGTACCACTTGGTCTAGCTCCACTAATGGAAGACCAAGCACTAAATGATGCGCTCGTTGTACCCATCTACAGTAATTATTTTGAACGGCTATCAACCCTGCAAAGCGACCGCGACGAAACGGTCATTTTGGAAGAAGCTGAAGACGTAGTAAGTACACGAAGCAGCTATTTTGATCTACTACCTTATCAATGGTTATCTGGAAACACTCATAACGCATTTTCGAATCCGCACAGTATGGTGTTGACAGAGAGCAAAGCAAAAGAGTTTTTCCCAAAGGATGACCCTTCAGCCTTGTCTGGCAGGGTAATTCTGGCCGATACCGTGCAGTATGTTATCTCTGGAGTTGTCAAAGACCTCCCATTCCCAAGCAGTTTTCCCGCGAAAATATTTATGCCTATGGCAGATCAGGAATGGATCGACCAAGGTTGGACAAACATGAACTCAAATCATACTGTATTTGTCAAAACAAGTAATAAGGCTTCTTTGGATTTTCTATTAAAAGTGGGACAAACACGCTATCAAGAACTTGCTGGAGAAATGCATGCAAAAATGGGATTAAAAGCGAATTTTATTTCTTTCCCTTTGCAAGAGAAACATTTTGAACCGCAATACGACACTCACGGATTGGTGGTGGAAAAAAAAGTAATCTATGGTCTGATTGCCATAGGAGGTTTTTTATTGACGTTGGCTTGTATCAACTACATCAACTTGAGTACTGCACAGGTACCACAACGCGCAAAGGAGATCGGCATCCGCAAAACGCTCGGCGCAAGACCTACGGTATTAACCTTCAACTTTCTGATAGAAACCTTTTGTATCTCTTTATTGTCGCTCCTACTATCCTGGCCGATGGTGGTTGCCTTTCGTCATTTGTATCCAGAGTTTTTACCTGCAGCGATAGAAACCTACAGCAATCTCTGGACTATTGCCCTATTTCTTCTTGGTCTTATCCTACTTATAACCGCTTTTGCAGGGCTTTATCCATCGTACTTAATCAATAAGTTACGTGCCATAGAAACCTTAAAAGGTAAGTTGGAAACACGTATTCAAGGCACTCGCTTAACGTTACGCAAAGGGCTTATTGTCTTTCAATTCATTATTGCTCAATTCTTTATCGTTGGTGCGCTAATTATGGCGTATCAACTGAACTATACGCTTACGAAAGATCTGGGCTTTTCGCACGACGCAGTAGTCACCGTACGCATGCCGTACAAATCGTACCAGAACGCCGATGTGGATCCATTGTTATATAAGCAGGCCTTACAAAAACATCCAGAGGTAGTTCAAATCGCTCAGGGGCACGAGCCCCAAAACCAAAATCATTGGGGGAATATGTATGATTTCGCAGCTGACACTGGTCGGATCCAATTGGCCTCTCCTCGAAAATATATTGATCATGATTTTTTAGACCTATACGAGATTGAATTGTTAGCTGGCCGCAATTTGCAGCAAACAGACACAATGCGCGATGTCTTAATCAGTGAGGCCGGTGTTAAAGCCTTGGGCTTGAAGTCTCCAGAGCAGGCGATTGGTCAACACCTCCTGCAAGGCGAAAATATCTCATTTCCTATAGTAGGTGTATTCAAGGACTTCCACCAAAAATCGTTACGCGCTAAGATTGAACCCCTACTATTGGTATCCTCGAATCAGTCTGGTCAGTTACAAACCTTTCATATTAAACTTCCGAAAGACAGAACTCAATGGCAAAAAACTTTTGCTGTGATGGAGCGAGAATGGAAACAACTTTATCCAAATGCGCCTTTCGGATATCAATTTGCCGATGAGAAGATTAAAAATTTATATGAGCGTGAGCATCGAACGGCAAAATTGATTGATTTAGCGACTGGTGTAACCATTTTTATCAGTTGTTTAGGCCTTTTTGGATTAGCGACCTTAACGGCATTTCAACGCACCAAAGAGATTGGCATACGTAAGGTACTCGGCGCCTCTGTGGCAGGCATTGTCAGCTTACTATCAAAAGATTTTGTAAAGATTGTGTTGATAGCCATACTAATTGCTTCACCAATTGCCTGGTGGGCGATGAACAAATGGCTGGAAGATTTTGCCTACCGCATCGAAATCCAATGGTGGATGTTTGCTTTGGCAGGCTTGCTGGCAGTACTGGTGGCCTTAGCGACTGTTAGTTACCAAGCGATACGAGTCGCGATAGCCAATCCTGTGGATAGCCTACGGGATGAATAA
- a CDS encoding ABC transporter permease: protein MLTLINVVGLAIGLVSFLLICLYVMDEWQYDLHHKNANRIYRINSDLKIGGSDLHLATCSDPMGPTLKSEYPQVENFVRFYTPSRSKLFRQGSNFVEETATIYADSTLLDIFSIPLLSGNTATTLREPNTVIISASSAKKYFGSTEVLGKSIETNDPAHPLHRITAVFEDMPRTSHFHFDFIFPMLDISYPWGNFLSHNFQTYVLLRDGTDYQKFQDNFSQVIQKHIVPQAQQLMDISSMEEFERTGNKLDYSFMPLTDIHLQSNRHPELGQNGDIKYVWMFSLVAIFILVLACVNFTNLTIAQATSRSKEVSIQKILGSKKKRLIIQFLIESILVISISFVIALVAAPIALTAFNTLSGKMLQTVDLFRPQLLVPFMLFTVIAGILAGLYPALFLSAFNPIAALKGKVGGRRRKHSFRNSLVIFQFITSIVLICATIVIYQQLHFIQQKKIGFDKEQVLIVNNTNALGTNAETFRHTVSEMSAVESASFAGYLPVANSARSDMPFSRNMTSNDESVFNAQIWNIDYNYIPTLGMTMTQGRNFSPALGSDSTGIIINETAAKLFGSLDPLGEKMYMLDTDGSATTYTILGVIEDFHYSSLREQVGPLCMRLGYNRGASAFRIAASEVTETLKQINTKWGSLSATMPFSYYFLDDAFDSIYRTEQRVGAVALTFSVLAILIACLGLLGLTTFIVKNRVKEIGIRKVLGASGSGIVTMLSKDFLKVVLIAILIASPIAWWAMNKWLEDFAYRIEIQWWMFAIAGLLAVLVALATISYQAIRAAIANPVDSLRDE, encoded by the coding sequence ATGCTTACATTAATTAATGTCGTGGGGTTAGCCATAGGCTTAGTCAGCTTTTTGCTGATTTGCTTATATGTTATGGACGAATGGCAGTACGATCTACATCATAAAAACGCTAATCGTATTTATCGGATTAATAGTGACTTAAAAATTGGCGGTTCAGATCTACATTTAGCGACTTGTAGTGACCCAATGGGTCCCACCTTAAAAAGCGAATATCCACAGGTAGAGAATTTCGTGCGATTTTACACACCCAGTCGGTCAAAACTTTTCAGGCAAGGAAGTAATTTCGTGGAAGAAACGGCCACTATATATGCAGATTCTACTTTACTGGATATTTTCTCCATTCCCTTGTTATCAGGTAATACGGCCACCACGCTTCGAGAGCCGAATACGGTAATCATCAGTGCATCATCTGCAAAAAAATACTTCGGATCTACAGAAGTACTTGGAAAATCTATAGAAACGAACGATCCAGCACATCCATTGCATCGAATTACCGCGGTGTTCGAAGATATGCCACGAACCTCGCACTTCCATTTTGACTTTATCTTTCCCATGTTAGATATAAGCTATCCATGGGGCAATTTTTTGAGCCATAATTTCCAAACCTACGTGCTATTGCGTGATGGCACTGACTATCAGAAATTTCAGGACAATTTCTCGCAAGTGATCCAAAAACATATCGTCCCTCAGGCACAGCAGCTCATGGATATTTCTTCGATGGAGGAATTTGAACGGACCGGCAACAAACTGGATTATTCATTCATGCCGCTCACCGACATTCACTTGCAATCCAATCGACACCCCGAGCTGGGGCAAAACGGGGATATAAAATACGTGTGGATGTTTTCCCTAGTGGCTATTTTCATACTGGTTTTAGCCTGTGTAAATTTCACGAATTTGACCATTGCACAGGCAACCTCACGATCAAAAGAGGTCTCAATTCAAAAAATATTGGGTAGCAAAAAGAAACGCTTAATCATACAGTTTCTAATCGAGTCAATTCTCGTGATTAGTATTTCCTTTGTCATAGCCCTTGTTGCTGCCCCCATTGCCCTTACCGCATTTAATACACTCTCTGGAAAAATGCTACAGACGGTTGATCTCTTCCGACCACAACTACTAGTTCCCTTTATGCTGTTTACAGTTATCGCTGGTATACTGGCGGGGCTATATCCAGCACTCTTCCTATCGGCTTTTAATCCTATAGCGGCGCTTAAAGGAAAAGTAGGTGGGAGAAGGCGCAAGCATAGTTTTAGAAACTCACTGGTTATCTTCCAGTTTATCACCTCTATTGTTCTTATCTGTGCAACTATCGTAATTTATCAGCAATTGCACTTTATTCAACAGAAAAAAATAGGTTTTGATAAAGAGCAAGTATTGATTGTAAATAATACAAATGCTTTAGGAACTAATGCAGAAACATTCCGCCATACGGTATCTGAAATGAGTGCCGTAGAATCCGCCAGCTTTGCTGGTTACCTACCCGTTGCCAATTCGGCAAGAAGTGACATGCCATTCTCTAGAAATATGACTTCGAATGATGAAAGTGTGTTCAATGCACAGATTTGGAACATTGACTACAACTACATCCCTACATTGGGAATGACAATGACTCAAGGACGAAATTTTTCACCAGCCCTCGGGTCTGACTCTACCGGTATTATTATCAACGAAACCGCGGCAAAACTATTTGGTAGTCTTGATCCCCTTGGAGAAAAGATGTATATGTTAGATACAGATGGCTCAGCAACTACCTATACTATTTTGGGAGTGATAGAAGACTTTCACTACAGCTCATTACGTGAGCAAGTGGGTCCGCTTTGCATGCGCTTAGGCTACAATCGCGGAGCGAGCGCTTTCCGGATAGCTGCTTCAGAAGTGACCGAAACACTAAAGCAGATTAATACAAAATGGGGGTCTCTTTCTGCAACGATGCCATTTAGCTACTATTTCTTAGACGACGCCTTTGATAGCATATATCGTACTGAACAACGAGTGGGCGCTGTTGCACTGACGTTTTCTGTTCTGGCGATCCTAATCGCTTGCTTAGGCTTACTAGGACTCACCACTTTTATCGTGAAAAATCGGGTTAAAGAAATCGGCATACGTAAGGTATTAGGAGCTTCCGGGTCAGGCATAGTGACGATGTTGTCTAAGGATTTTCTGAAAGTCGTACTAATCGCTATCCTTATAGCCTCCCCTATTGCCTGGTGGGCGATGAACAAATGGTTAGAAGATTTTGCGTACCGCATCGAGATCCAATGGTGGATGTTTGCTATCGCTGGCCTATTAGCTGTGCTGGTGGCATTGGCAACTATTAGCTACCAAGCGATCCGAGCCGCAATAGCGAATCCTGTCGATAGTTTGCGAGACGAGTAA
- a CDS encoding ABC transporter permease, which produces MMYALKIALRTLLQGKTNTLIAIGGLSIGIVVSMLLAAVVTDELSYDKHWARADDLYRLISIPPDERDLLSKKNGAAFGGVAPALKSNFPEIEEYSTLYLSPIDFKLQKNEDIAINVTALYTDTAVQRLLDIRLIKSDNLTPSKDATKIIISKTFANTYFKGQEAIGKTIYDVPRYDDGSNEYIIAGIMQDLPTNSHLRTDVIIVENRIERELRKDDSGMYIRHYLLLKPGTDQLAFQEKINQWYAQFVEVKKPTQFELQSIRDSYLKSDFGAYQIIRGSQQNLYIYAGIAVLVLLMACINYVNLSTAQASSRLKITGIRKVLGASKHSLIAQFLLESLLMFAAALAISIVFYLIALPYVEHFIGNKIASAYRLTHFVGMVLIVIVISLLSGLYPAWFITRLAANGVLKKSLKTNKSSKSYLRSTLVITQFSLSIIILVAMLVVQSQVYFMKNKETGIDTEGLISIGGISFDNQLEAFKNKLYEHPNIMHLSLSSWLPTDGPGYMTRLVEDPKNPQNKFELWYIAGEPNLAETLGLKLREGRWLQQSLPTDVIDADDFIAESEAMRPCLMTATTATLLDNPNLGEVIPRIRTLLPVGITEDFSSESLHKAIVPTVIVGYKNPRHSAVLIRSRAGAEDQVMRYITQVWKDLYPEKLLEMNLVKETLQAQYQKEEKLKQIFTASSALTLFLAALGILGLMINMVSLRIQEIGIRKVLGASVAGIVTMLSKDFMKVVLIAILIASPIAWWAMNKWLEDFAYRIEIQWWMFAIAGILAVLVALATVSYQAIRAAIANPVDSLRDE; this is translated from the coding sequence ATGATGTACGCTTTAAAAATTGCTTTACGAACATTGCTTCAGGGAAAAACGAACACGCTAATTGCTATCGGTGGACTTTCCATAGGTATTGTCGTAAGTATGCTGCTCGCTGCGGTTGTGACCGACGAGCTGTCCTATGATAAGCACTGGGCTCGAGCAGACGACCTATATCGTCTGATATCCATCCCACCAGACGAAAGAGACTTACTTTCAAAAAAGAATGGTGCTGCATTTGGCGGTGTAGCGCCAGCCTTGAAAAGCAACTTTCCAGAAATAGAAGAATACAGCACATTGTACCTAAGTCCCATTGATTTTAAGCTGCAAAAAAACGAAGATATTGCCATTAATGTGACCGCTTTATACACCGATACTGCAGTGCAACGGTTATTAGATATACGTCTCATAAAAAGTGATAATCTCACACCCAGTAAAGATGCCACGAAGATTATCATCTCAAAAACCTTCGCCAATACCTATTTTAAAGGGCAAGAAGCTATCGGGAAAACCATTTATGATGTACCCAGATACGACGATGGGTCGAATGAGTATATTATTGCCGGCATTATGCAAGATCTTCCCACAAATTCACATCTACGTACCGATGTGATCATCGTGGAAAATAGAATAGAGAGGGAACTTCGTAAGGATGATAGTGGCATGTACATCCGTCATTACTTACTTTTAAAACCGGGCACCGATCAGCTTGCCTTTCAGGAAAAAATCAATCAATGGTATGCTCAATTTGTTGAGGTCAAAAAACCTACCCAATTTGAGCTCCAGTCCATCCGCGACAGCTATCTAAAAAGTGATTTTGGTGCCTATCAGATCATCAGAGGTAGCCAACAAAATCTCTATATCTACGCAGGTATCGCCGTATTAGTGTTGTTAATGGCATGCATCAACTATGTGAATTTGAGTACGGCACAAGCATCGAGTAGATTAAAGATTACAGGCATAAGAAAAGTACTCGGAGCTTCAAAACATAGCCTAATAGCACAATTCTTATTGGAATCCCTCCTTATGTTTGCCGCCGCTTTGGCTATATCAATAGTGTTTTATCTAATCGCATTACCCTATGTAGAACACTTTATTGGAAACAAAATAGCTTCTGCATACCGTCTAACACATTTTGTGGGCATGGTATTAATTGTCATCGTCATCAGCTTACTTTCTGGTTTATACCCCGCTTGGTTTATAACTAGGTTAGCTGCCAACGGTGTACTTAAAAAATCACTTAAAACAAATAAATCTTCCAAAAGCTATTTACGTTCGACTTTGGTTATCACACAATTCAGTCTCTCCATCATTATACTTGTTGCTATGCTAGTGGTGCAGAGTCAAGTGTACTTTATGAAAAATAAGGAAACCGGAATTGATACCGAAGGACTGATCAGCATTGGGGGAATTTCCTTCGACAACCAGCTGGAGGCCTTCAAAAATAAGTTATACGAACATCCTAATATCATGCACCTTAGCCTATCCAGTTGGTTGCCTACTGATGGACCAGGTTACATGACAAGGTTGGTGGAAGATCCGAAAAACCCACAAAATAAATTCGAGTTATGGTACATTGCAGGCGAACCAAACCTAGCCGAAACATTAGGTTTAAAATTGCGTGAAGGCCGATGGCTTCAACAATCGTTGCCTACCGATGTGATTGACGCAGATGATTTCATTGCCGAGAGCGAAGCGATGAGACCGTGTCTAATGACCGCTACTACCGCCACTTTATTAGACAACCCTAACTTAGGTGAGGTTATCCCGCGCATAAGAACGTTGCTTCCTGTAGGTATAACAGAGGACTTTAGTTCCGAATCACTACACAAAGCGATTGTACCAACAGTCATCGTGGGTTACAAAAACCCTCGTCATAGTGCTGTTTTGATACGTAGCCGTGCTGGTGCAGAAGATCAAGTAATGCGATACATTACACAGGTCTGGAAAGACCTCTATCCAGAAAAATTATTAGAGATGAATCTAGTAAAAGAAACCCTACAGGCTCAATATCAAAAAGAAGAAAAGCTAAAGCAAATATTTACTGCCTCTAGTGCATTAACATTATTCTTAGCAGCCTTAGGGATTCTTGGTTTAATGATAAATATGGTCAGTTTACGTATTCAAGAAATCGGCATACGCAAAGTACTTGGCGCTTCCGTTGCCGGCATTGTAACGATGTTATCTAAGGATTTTATGAAAGTAGTACTGATTGCTATTTTGATTGCCTCCCCTATTGCCTGGTGGGCGATGAATAAATGGCTAGAAGATTTCGCGTACCGCATCGAGATTCAATGGTGGATGTTTGCCATCGCAGGTATATTAGCTGTGCTGGTAGCATTAGCAACTGTTAGTTACCAAGCGATCCGAGCCGCAATAGCCAATCCCGTGGATAGTTTGCGAGACGAGTGA